In a genomic window of Tamandua tetradactyla isolate mTamTet1 chromosome 17, mTamTet1.pri, whole genome shotgun sequence:
- the GKN2 gene encoding gastrokine-2 has protein sequence MKILVVLLVVLAIFGTQSHGHEVYNIFNPTNNGGNVQETVTIDNEKNIAIVNIHSGSCSSTTIFDYKHGYIASRVFSRRACFILKMDYQTIPALDQLKRYIYERQALNKIFSHDYTWVKYNPLQSLITDVKWFLFGSPIEQLCKHIPLYKGEVVEKKHGVGVGGCAKAGLLGILGISICADVHV, from the exons ATGAAAATCCTT GTGGTATTACTGGTGGTGCTGGCCATCTTTGGGACCCAATCTCATGGGCATGAG GTTTACAACATCTTCAACCCAACCAACAATGGTGGCAATGTTCAGGAGACAGTGACAattgacaatgaaaaaaatattgccATCGTTAACATCCACTCGGGATCCTGCTCTTCCACCACGATTTTTGACTATAAACAC GGCTACATCGCATCCAGGGTGTTTTCCCGAAGAGCCTGCTTCATCCTGAAGATGGATTATCAGACCATCCCTGCTCTGGACCAACTCAAGCGGTACATCTACGAGAGGCAG GCTCTGAACAAGATATTCTCCCACGATTACACCTGGGTCAAGTACAATCCTCTGCAGTCTCTGATCACGGACGTGAAATGGTTCCTGTTTGGGTCACCCATCGAGCAACTCTGCAAACATATCCCCTTGTATAAGGGGGAAGTGGTTGAAAAGAAAC ATGGTGTCGGTGTTGGAGGATGTGCAAAGGCTGGACTCCTGGGCATCCTGGGAATTTCCATTTGCGCAGATGTTCACGTTTAG
- the LOC143660943 gene encoding gastrokine-1-like — translation MRFTICFTGLLGVFLAPAFANYNIDVIGDNNSSGGGQQSVSVNNNHNLANIDNDNGWDSWNSVWDYGAGYAATRSFAKKLCIVHKMNMQVMPSIETLDALVKENKLQGKGPEGPPPNSLVFSVNSNQVNDPSVFGKSIVSMCKGIPTYMAEEIEGSSLFYNAEKCFNANILWILGVSFCGEVEN, via the exons ATGAGGTTCACA aTTTGCTTTACTGGACTTCTTGGAGTCTTCCTAGCTCCTGCCTTTGCTAATTAC AACATCGACGTCATTGGTGACAACAACAGTAGTGGAGGCGGGCAGCAGTCAGTGAGTGTCAACAACAACCACAACTTGGCCAACATCGACAATGACAATGGATGGGACTCCTGGAACTCCGTATGGGATTATGGTGCG ggctACGCTGCAACCAGAAGCTTTGCCAAAAAGTTGTGCATTGTGCATAAAATGAACATGCAGGTCATGCCCTCCATTGAAACCCTTGATGCACTGGTCAAGgaaaataag CTTCAGGGTAAAGGACCAGAGGGACCACCTCCCAACAGTCTGGTGTTTTCAGTCAACTCTAACCAAGTCAATGATCCGAGTGTGTTTGGAAAATCCATTGTCAGCATGTGCAAGGGGATTCCAACATACATGGCCGAGGAGATTGAAG gGTCAAGCCTGTTTTATAACGCAGAAAAGTGCTTCAATGCTAACATACTCTGGATTCTGGGTGTTTCCTTCTGTGGAGAAGTggagaactaa